The segment ATTTAAACACAGACTCAGCCAGTTTGGCAAAAACAACTCAATTCATCAACCTTGTTTTTAAGTTTTGCCAAATGGAActaagctgttttttttttgtgtgctctCTGGTTCAACCAACACCACACTGTAGCCCTGCTCAACTTCTTACCCATTCAAAATAGGAAGTGCTGGATGAGGTAAATAAGAGTGTGCCCTGTCCTTCCTGTGTTCAGACACATActgtttgtatgcatgtgtgtatagaGAGGGAAACCCAGTtatataaatctgtttttaacaTAAACATCCAAAAGCACAGTTTACCCATTGAAGTCCCTGCTCAGTCATTGATTTTGTTAAAAGTATTGTTTCTCAACAGAGTTAGACTTATCTGACATATTGTTGTACATCACAATCAACGGATGCATTATTACCATCAGAATAAATACAGCACTCATTGACTATTTGGCAGATATATGGAATAGTACTGGGTTAATAGAGACACAGTCAGAATCCCTGTCTTAACATGAGACAATCATTTAATCACAAAGTATAGAAGCAGTCAACTTTGGGCCTGGCAAAGTTCAAAAATACTTATGTATAGCTCAATCCAACTGTCACCACACCTGCACCAGCAGGCCGGTAGCAGCTCTAGCCTCCTCTACTTGCAGtgtgcagtaaaataaacaccCCTACATATGAAAATACCCCTCCGCCAGTGAGGGCCTTGGAGATCCTCAAGCTTAGGCCTTTGACCgttgacagtaacctgcaggaaaaaaaactacaactcGCAGCATTTAGAAATCCATATTTTGAGAAACCCcaaatctgttttctttaataaagTATTCTTTTTATGAAGCTCTTGAAGCTGATCTGAGGTTAGTCGCAAAGGAAACTATATTAAAGTAGCTTTACGTTTATgtcatgcatgtttttttacCCATAGAAGCTACTGTATCTCCCACTGTGGTTGTGGTAAATAAGGCAGACATCTGCCACCacttttttaagaaaaagtgcaaaaagagattacacactaatacacacacatagtgaCGTGGTGCAAGGAGATGActgatatatatacacaaaggtTTTTAAACAgagtttttgtgtgcatgtgtcactAAGAATAATGTGCGGCTATGACTGAATCATACCACGGCCAAAaatctcctctttttttcctcgGCTGACCTGAGGTCTGACTCCGTTTTCTTCAGGCTAGAAGAAACACTGTGAATCTGCTTCTTGCCCCTTTACCTATGTTTTCACCTGTCCCTCTCCAGCCATGCCGTGAGTTGATAAAACCCCCTTCTCTGAGCCTTAGCTGGAGTATTTCAAAGGAAGTACACACACAAGAATAAGTGAGGGACGGCAAGTATGcaccattttaaaaacacaacttctaACTGACATTATTCATGCTTTGGTCCACTGAGAATAAGTGCTATGCAGTGATAAAAACTGATTTGTGTTGTATTTAGAAGCCTATAATTTCCTTGTAccagtcatcttttttttctttttttcatatttcctgAAACCATCTGGAGACAGACTGTATTTTCCACATGTTGTCTGACCATGGGAATATCCACAATCGTCACCTTCCTCTCTGAGTGTAGGAGCCAGGCGCTCTCCACAGGCCTTCCTGTGACCTCCACTCCCATCATGCCTTACTGCCTGCCAGTGTGTATCGAAAAACTCCAGCATCATGTTAAAAGCAACAACTAGAGCTTGACACAGTGACTGGAAATTAGCAACGACAAAAGTGCAAATTTAGATTCCCttggtgtttgtgtcagtgttggaTTTTCTGGGGGAGGGAGTTTGGCTTTTGTCTCGTTGACACTTCATGGGATTTATTCTGAGTTCTTTACAGCGGGCCGTACTTAGCTTCATATCTGGCTAGGATGTTCTTGCAACGGCCACAGTCCTTCCTCAGCTCAGCCACTTGCTGCCTCAGGGCAGCGTTCTCCCGCTCCAGGAAGGAGGCACGCACTGTGATCTGGTTCTCCTTCAGCCGCCGTGCATCTCGAGAGCGCTTTGCTGCCAGAttgttcttctttctcctgGACCAGTATTTCTCATCCTGAGGGAGTCAAGGTGGAAGAGAAAGggatgaaaaggagaggaggtgtAGTGAAACACTGCTAACATTGGAATGAAACTAAGCAGATAAATTAGGTGTCTTTCATTTTGCCTAAAACAATATCAATCTGTCATCTTCAGATCTACACATTTTATGACCACTATGTTAGTTATATCTCTCTAGGATGGATCACAGCATTAGCTCAGCAATGCATGTACAATTACTTCAGCCTACCTTTTGTTCATCAGGAACAAACACCTTTTTGGCCTTCTTAATCATAGGCTGCGGTTTCAACTCCTCGTCAGAGAACTTGTGTTTGCGAGGGTTGAACAGCTCACCCCCTGGTACACTGGACAACACCAGATCTGTGGGATCTGGCTGGAAGTTAATGTCCACCTCAATTGCGTCCGGGTCGATGGGGGAAGGTGTATTACGCTCTCCAGTGCTGCGATCTACATGTAGGGAGAGAAACTGTAAACCTGGACCCACAAGAGGTCActctgataaaataaaacatttactgatgtGTTAATTAATACCAAACATTTGCTACgtttttctgttgcatttcaTCTCAAATTAGATGTGGACACTTTTGAAATAACAGTTGGAACATTTCTATTATTCCATACTGCACTTTGAGTTTCTGTAAGGCATGATCTTCAGTTAACAGCATGTCATAAATATATCAATTAAACTTCTTTGTAATCaattattacattatatatgTTTTGGGGCTTGTTTTTTTGCCTAGCTACATTATGCCCCTGTCTGGACATATGCAAACATTTTAAGTCTTTGGGAGAGATTATTTCCCTGAAGGTTACGAAAGCAGAAAAGGTTACAGAAAATAATTCTGTGATTTTACTTGACGTGAAGacacaagtttgtttgttttttaagactACTGTGATCTAtagtgaaaatgcaaacagaaaagTTATAATACAGGTTCAAAGATCAGTGGTTTCTCTTTGCCTATACACAAGTTAGTTCATTTCTCTGCATCAGCAGTGGGCAGCATGGTGTTATAGTGGTCAGAGCTGTTGTCCCACAtttctgagtttgcatgttctccacatgCTCATgtctgtttcctcccactgtccaaagacatcatgtttgggttaattggtgactctaaattgtccgtaggtctgagtgtgagtggttgttggcctctgtgtgttgaccctgtgatggattggtgacctgtccagggtgcaccctgccctcacccaatgtgagctgggattggctccagcaacccccacgaACCGGGAACGAATAAGCggtagaacatgaatgaataacCCAGAAAGACTAacctgttttcttctcctttacTTTCACTTCTGATGTTGTCTCCTCAGATAAAGATTCCTCTTCTTGgccttcatcttcttcctcatcttcttcatcttcctcttcctcttctacTTTAGCTGGTTGTAAGGTAGTGACTGTCACTGGTTCATCTGGTTCTGGGGCGGCTGTAGAGGTGGCACAGGGGGGAGGTGctgaggcagagacagaggctgcagcagcaggaggagtagcagtagtagtagtagtattagcTGTGGTAGCGGGAGCAACAACCTTGGCGGTGGGTTTGCCTTTGCCGTCCACTGAGGTGAGCGTCTTTTGCAGCTCTTCGTCCTCCAGGCTCACTGGGATCCCGTTTTCCAGGAGAAACTCGTCCAGGTCCATGTACTCCAAATGGAAGGTCTCACCATCATAGGGAATGGTCTTCTCCCAAATAGCTGGGGTTAGGGAGGCTGATACCCCCCCActgccacctccacctcctcctcggGAACCTCCACCAGCACTGGCTGCTCCTGCCCCGCCTCCCTCAGCATCCTCAGATGAGCACAGCTTCTCCTTCTCGATCTCTGCATTAAACACAGGAGGGAGTGGGAGTTAAATCGGGGGTTGCTTGATTTTcctgtacacacatacacgagAAAGGCCAATTAATGCATGGACAGAGGTGGGAGGTCACATCTGGCAAAATAAAAGGAGGTGAACAAAGCCGAAGAACCTAAGAATGAGTTGGACAGTGAGTGTACACCGCCAGATAAAATAAAGAACACAATCACAGTGTGTAGGGAAGTATAGTCCTGCTTGTTCTACGCATGGAccgcaaaacacacacacaccacacaaactGGGGACTAGATCATGCCAGAGAACTGAGTTTAGAGAAAGGCCAAGCAGCGTGTGTGTCTTCAAGTGTTTTTCCCATGTGGAAATGCTGcctggagagcagcagagaggactGAGaactttttgtccttttctgtttcctctcagcctCAGACCACACTGACCCCCGTCCGTCCTAATCTCGCGGAATTAACGGCCATGTTTTCATCCCGAAGTAATGCTCAGTAATGCTCAGCGCGGACAAAGAAGATTAAACCAAGCACAAGTGTTCGCCCTCCAAACCGcaaacaaactcaaattcacAAGACACAACCCGAGTCTTACCGTCGTCGCCTTCCTCCAGGATGTTCGGAGGGGGGATGTCCATGAtcttctttaaaacaaaaggGAAGGACTTCTGCGGAGCCGCAGAGATGGTACCACTGGGCTGAAGCGACACTGCCACCGCGGCTTTGCCAGGCATTGTTCCCTGCCAAGCTCCAGGCAGACCTGGGCGATGTGCCTGACGTTAACGACAGAGCTGCCTCCTCGACCGAGGGGAAAAACTGAAGCGgttcacagctgctgctgttgtcggGCCTCTGTCAATATTAACGCTGTtgggtgcaaaaaaaaaaaaaaaacaacaacagcacactaAGCCCTTGTCCTACGCGCCACCGAGTGACCTAGTTGGATATTCACGAGTGACCAGCCGCGCCCACCCAGGGAATAGTAGAAGCTGATTGGCTGTCAGCTCTCTCATATAAATATGTATTGCAGCGGCATGGACGAGCATGTTTTTGTCTATATTATAGTAATTTACCGGGATGTTTCCACACATAAAGCATCAGTGACATCATATTAAGAAATTTTTTCATTGGAAACCATCTCCGTATGGAAACAGCAGGGGAAGGACAGGATGCGGGGAGCGACATGCCACTGTAAGCCCGCAAATCCACAGTACCTCTGTGCACACCCGCAGAGGCAGGACCCTGTGCGGCGCGCTCACGCCCAGGCTTCCCGTGGTGCCTCGCGACCCACCCACAGCTCGAGCACACTCGTGGCCCGACACGTGCAGCCACCCCCATCCCGATCACGTGAAAGTACAATCTGTCTAGGGGCGTGGTTTCACGTACTCAGCACGTGCGAGGCAAGGCAAGACGAAGCGGGCACGCGCATACCGTTCGAACACCTCACACGAGACTCGAATGCAACAGAGAACACGTTAATCACAAGCTGCAAGTAGTAGCACTCAAGTGTCCATAGCAACGTGTCACAGGCTAATTGCACATCCCATGATATGATGAAATGTTAGGACATCATAGCTTCCCAAGTCTTCTATAGGCGGTAGAGCTGGACCTTGGTATGAATTGCGCCATTCAATGTTTTACACAACTCAGAATTTGTAACGAAACACACGGAGGATTTTCCGCACTAAACTCGACCAGTTTCATCCAAGAGGCGAGATCACGTTTCCGCGCACGCGCCACAAAACAGCACGGGACAATGAGCGCGGGAAGGTCTCAAACGCGCATCAGCAGGATGTTTGGGTCCAGGAACACGATGTTCAAACCACACAACAGACGACGCTGCACCACACACTAGGCTCTGTTCTTCTAATAACTACACAGTCACATGAACTGCAagcgtgtgaatgtgtgtgtgtgctgtaacTGCCCCAGTGCAGTTAAATACCCTCAGCAGGAGActaaagacaaagacatttaccaccccccccccccccattgtcTGAATGAGCTCTGGAACAAGCAAACTGAAGTCCAGGATGTTTTGGCTGAGCATTTGCAATCAACGTTTGGATTGTGCgacaaatcattttttttaattagatatACACCGAACCAATAAAAGTTCCAATGCTAACAGGTGCCATTTCTGCACAAGTTGGTGACACTGTcacttggattttttttctgaaaattatattaaataagaATAGAccatggatgtttttttgttgttgttgttgtttttttttttttttttttggggggggggggggggggggggttgggatAGTATCTGAAGTGACTGAACTTTTATCACTGTTTATTAAGCATACATGAACTACATTCTCCAAACTTTCTTATGTTAATACACCTGGACATAGCTTGAGGCCCTCTCTTTGTGAGGATAATCAAGGTTAGGCAGAGAGCATTACTAAGCCAGTCTAGCTGCATAACTACaagctttttttaaatcaagatttggtattaaaagtatttatttatggTTATTTGCAAAATTTTTGGCTGAGCATCAAAAAAAGTAAATACCGTGATGTTTTGTCATCAGCAGGAGGGGCCAGCTGTGTCTAAAAACACAAGCTTTAAACATTGAGTGTGTAGAACAGACAAACACCTCCGGGGGAAGGACACAATGCAGCTCTCTGCTtatcttccctttttttttacacacttaAAAACAATCACTCTAAGAACAACAGATGATTGAACTGCTGTTGTTTACAGTCCAATGCATATCTGATTGATAATTCCTTTGCTCTAAATgataaaatgcattaaattcaTCTTTAGCAGAATTTAGACAATGTTCCCTACTATGCATTATATCATGTCATTGTTTAGTAAGAAGTGCTAATAATTCTGATTAAAAATTCATGAGAAAAGTCAGTTTTCCCCAAAGACAATGATTTAAGATTACCGACTGCAactaaaagaaagaacaaacaacaaggTGACCCATAACTGTCACGTCATAGTATTAGCAAGCACAAATAATAAGGCAGTAAAACTGTAGATCCCAAAATGTGTACATGGATTTGTCTGAAACAATAGCAATAAATGCATCAAAGGTAAATATAACTTGGGGTAAGTACCTTTATGTGCTGTGTATTGCATATGTTGCAGCTTGACATTACTctaaaaaatatacatcatATCTACATCAAAAAGATGAAAGGTTCCTTaaaatttttcttcaaattacAAGTTTATGGTTTTTTCTTTAAGTTTATCATGTCTAATAGTAAGCTGTAGTCATATATTGATACAGCGGCTAACACCCATATTGCTAAGGTATTATAGCACATACATGCCTAATATCGAATGAAGTTATGTCACTCAGATAATGCATCTTGGTTTTTGCAATTAACACCAGGGGAAAACcattttaaaattatataatataatatgtgAAAGTGGCATCAGGTGGCACACTTTGGTGCCAGAATAAGTGATAGTCCCTAAATACATTGCAATGAGGTAAGTAAAAAAGGAATGCtcagaaagaaagaatggaAGTGGCATTTCTGTGGCTTGGCAGCATTTTATCTAGCATATCAATAAATTACAGCAAGGGAAACTTTGgacaccccacccccacccccacccaccatatgctgtgtctgtttgcacTCCAAATTCCCAATAAAAcctaaaatgccaaaaaaaaaaaaaaaactaaaaaagaaagtaagcAAGAAAGTGTGCATAAAGACTTGAATTCACAAAGAAACTAATGATGTGATGAAACACTGAGTGAGGACTGTTTCTGAGTTGTTGCATCATTTGCAGGCTGCTGAGGAGTGACTGTGGGGTGAAACAGTACAGACACTCTGCTGACACAATGCAGCTCACCGCCTTTGATCATCTGTCCACATTTCCACTAAAGCCTGAACCCTCAACTTTGTGTAATTTccacacacaaccagtcagcatGAACAGCAGGAATCAATGAAACGGGGAATTGTGCAAGAGAGAACTACCAGAGAACATTTAAGGGCATTCAAATTAGTTTAGAGCCATTTTATGAAAGCTGTGAATTAAGTTTGTCGCTCAGTATTGACATATttacaacaaatcaaacaaacaaaatattatgCTCAGTTACCAGATTGTTAGGTACATTGAACTAAAACTATGATTTGTCCACCCTATTTATGACAGTGACTTAACTCCGGAATCACTAATGCACAATGCATTGTGCAGTTGTGCAACAGCACCACAAACCACTGCTTcaaaaacaaccactcataaAGTTGAGTCAACACCTCTACAAAAGGTTCAGCTAAAACAACTTACACCTTCCCTTTAGTTAAGTcatatgtgctgtgtgtaaaatCCCACTGAAGAAAAATAGCTTGCCAAGTAAATGTAATGCACGAGGAAGTATATGATTTTACGGCAGTGGGGTAGAAATGAAGTGAGAGTTCCTCAATGATGTCTTTTCTCACTATTTACAAACTGCTGAATGAAACACAGTACTTGAGAAGAGATGAAAAGCTCCGGCAGCCTGAGTCCTGTTCTTACCGGTGTCATCGAAGACAGAGAAGGGGAACGGATAGTCAGCCAAAGACTTGAGGAGATCGGGCACGTCGTTCCTGTCCTCAAAGCTTTGGTTAGTTGTTGACATGATGAGCCCGTCAAACCGTCTGCTGAAAGACTAGAAGTGAAGAGCGGCTGGAGCTGCAACTGCGGGTTTCCGTGCGTTGCCTCAGCTGCTGACCTCAGTCACTTTTGTCCAACTTTGAAGGCAGTCTCATCACGGGGACTCCTGCATGTGTCCAAACAACATGCATTCAAATGAGCCCGCCGAGCCACGCCCCCTTTACGAGGTCGATTCGACCGCGATTGAGCACGCCCCCGCCACTCACGCCGCGGATCCAATGAGAGAGCAGGAGGCGGGCTTTACTGAGAGACAGGCACAACAACAGACCTGAGATGAGCACATTTCCCTCCACGCACGGCGGCACGTGCGAGTCTGGGAAAGCTCGAGACCGCGTCGGTCCGAGCTCTCGCGCCATCTATCGACCTGATCGAGtagtagaagaagaaggaggcggagaaaaaaatttaagtggTAAAGTAATATCAGTTACAGTTAGCCTATTTATATCACAGAGGTGCTATTTAATGctcctattattattattatacattttattaattcaaCTCTCATGGTTTACAACTTTTGGGCGCTTTCAGTTTTCTAAAAATTATGGCATGAATTCGTTATAGCTTTATGCATAAAACCTCAATTTGAGAAGTTTcaagtaaataaagaaaaattctCTCTGAATCATATATATTGGTGTATAATTGCAACAGTATGTCTCATCACTCTAGAAAATGTTGTGAATTACACCTGACCACTGGCTATCTGCTGCTCTCCTCAAATATCcatctgtttttattactttataaataaagtaataaaaaaaagtctataGTAGCTTCTCTGTTGTCTATATTCTATCGTTACTATATTGTCTATATTAGCTGTATATCTGGTAACTATATGATACATAATGTTCTTGTGTTAGAGAGCATACAAACATTTATAGCCAACTAACATTCCTATTATTAATAAACACAGCAGTTATATGACATAATAAACTAATCTGAGCTTGATATTTTTCCCCACCATGTATATTTTTCAGCCCAGGgtgtggattaaaaaaaaaaaaaaaaaatcacactggAGCCATACGTAGTGTTCCACATGGTTTACTCGCCATTTAGATACACAATAACCAAAACTATTTgtctcataaaaaaatatttggccATTTTGGCAACAGCCTTCACTcatcattcaaaaagaaaaaaacataatatgtatgctacaaataaaaacacaaagttgaatatcaacaacagcaacaaaactaAAGGATATCAAagagcagaacaaaaaacatgtcattTCCATGAACGTTTGGGACTGAAAGAATTTCAAAGGACAGGGCTTTGAGTACCCTCTCTTTGAGTGAACTGTAGAATGAAAGCATGTGTCTCATAGATTTGTGTGGCTATCACATGAATGGTAGGAGGCttggttaaaaataaacacttccCTATATTATCTATCCATCTATGAATATTatgtgactgactgtgtgtttgtgtttgactggtACTTGCTTGAGTCATGCTCTCAGAACACTGGATAGTTTGTGTAGAGGGTTTGGCTGTACAGACATGAGCCACACATGTAGCTCCACACACAGTTTGGagaaattcaaatatttatgcATTTCAAGTGAATGGTatatgacattttgagaaaGCAAATCTCAGTACATCTTTCAAAACCTTTGGCTAACTGGACACCTGCTTATTTTGGGTTTGATAAGAAATACATTGATGTGACACTTTGGTAGGTACAAAAATGGGTTCTCAGTCCTGCAGTAGAAAGTTGTACTTCCCAAAGTCCAATTCATCAGGCATGATGAGCATGTCTTCCCTGGCTTGAGCCAGCTTCTGTCGCAGGAAATCCCGTCTCTCAGTCcactccttcagc is part of the Echeneis naucrates chromosome 8, fEcheNa1.1, whole genome shotgun sequence genome and harbors:
- the tefb gene encoding TEF transcription factor, PAR bZIP family member b isoform X2, producing the protein MSTTNQSFEDRNDVPDLLKSLADYPFPFSVFDDTEIEKEKLCSSEDAEGGGAGAASAGGGSRGGGGGGSGGVSASLTPAIWEKTIPYDGETFHLEYMDLDEFLLENGIPVSLEDEELQKTLTSVDGKGKPTAKVVAPATTANTTTTTATPPAAAASVSASAPPPCATSTAAPEPDEPVTVTTLQPAKVEEEEEDEEDEEEDEGQEEESLSEETTSEVKVKEKKTDRSTGERNTPSPIDPDAIEVDINFQPDPTDLVLSSVPGGELFNPRKHKFSDEELKPQPMIKKAKKVFVPDEQKDEKYWSRRKKNNLAAKRSRDARRLKENQITVRASFLERENAALRQQVAELRKDCGRCKNILARYEAKYGPL
- the tefb gene encoding TEF transcription factor, PAR bZIP family member b isoform X1 encodes the protein MPGKAAVAVSLQPSGTISAAPQKSFPFVLKKIMDIPPPNILEEGDDEIEKEKLCSSEDAEGGGAGAASAGGGSRGGGGGGSGGVSASLTPAIWEKTIPYDGETFHLEYMDLDEFLLENGIPVSLEDEELQKTLTSVDGKGKPTAKVVAPATTANTTTTTATPPAAAASVSASAPPPCATSTAAPEPDEPVTVTTLQPAKVEEEEEDEEDEEEDEGQEEESLSEETTSEVKVKEKKTDRSTGERNTPSPIDPDAIEVDINFQPDPTDLVLSSVPGGELFNPRKHKFSDEELKPQPMIKKAKKVFVPDEQKDEKYWSRRKKNNLAAKRSRDARRLKENQITVRASFLERENAALRQQVAELRKDCGRCKNILARYEAKYGPL